A genomic stretch from Vicinamibacteria bacterium includes:
- a CDS encoding glycoside hydrolase family 3 N-terminal domain-containing protein — MPKPFVFGLLVFFAACAGRQSGVPADTTPDSWVETTLRDLTLEQKIGQLIFPRAEGAFFNEDDPRMVEILEAAREGRIGGVVLFAGDPYETAAIVNRLQEVSTLPLLMASDHEYGAGMRVKGASRFPRAMAFGAGGTERDIEFQAEVTAREARALGVHLLLSPVLDVNTNADNDVIGTRSFGEIPERAGRLGAAFIRRAQALGVLATAKHFPGHGATALDSHFDLPVLRKPRKQLESVELVPFRHAIDARVAAMMPAHIAVPALDGRDDRPATLSPDILGGLLRDQLGFDGLVVSDALDMGGARKSAWDGQVAVDAVNAGIDALLVPPDPLVTYRALLRAVHRGELTESRIDASVRRILAAKQRVDLHRRRTVDLADLSRRVAKPEVQQRIEDMAERAVTVVRNRGRVLPLDGRAPERIFLVELVDPAHRDEEPDLITKELERRASSVRRARVDAREVPTTPGWLAARPDERVLLVLGRTDADSRVMESLKPSLSDTSVVASLDSPYRLAEFPEAAALVAAYDDAPASKRALVRALFGEIDLTGKLPVTLSDEYPVGTGIEIPNRR; from the coding sequence GTGCCCAAGCCGTTTGTTTTCGGTCTGCTCGTTTTCTTTGCCGCCTGCGCGGGTCGGCAATCTGGCGTCCCCGCGGACACGACACCGGATTCCTGGGTGGAGACGACCTTGCGTGACCTGACGCTCGAACAGAAGATCGGGCAACTCATTTTTCCCCGCGCGGAAGGAGCGTTCTTCAACGAAGACGATCCGCGGATGGTAGAGATCCTCGAGGCGGCTCGCGAGGGCCGTATCGGCGGGGTGGTCCTGTTCGCCGGAGACCCCTACGAGACCGCTGCCATCGTGAATCGACTCCAGGAGGTGTCGACTCTGCCGCTCTTGATGGCTTCGGATCACGAGTACGGCGCGGGCATGCGCGTGAAGGGAGCGAGCCGATTTCCTCGAGCGATGGCGTTCGGAGCCGGCGGCACCGAGCGCGACATCGAGTTCCAAGCGGAGGTCACGGCTCGCGAAGCGAGAGCGCTCGGAGTCCATCTCCTGCTCAGCCCCGTCCTCGACGTCAATACCAACGCTGACAACGACGTGATCGGGACCCGGTCTTTTGGAGAAATCCCGGAGCGGGCCGGAAGACTCGGCGCCGCTTTCATTCGGCGCGCACAAGCGCTCGGCGTTCTCGCGACCGCCAAGCACTTCCCCGGTCACGGAGCGACGGCGCTCGATTCCCATTTCGACCTTCCGGTATTGAGAAAACCGAGAAAACAGCTCGAAAGCGTGGAGCTCGTGCCGTTTCGTCACGCGATCGACGCACGAGTCGCCGCGATGATGCCGGCTCATATCGCCGTGCCTGCGCTCGACGGTCGTGACGACCGTCCGGCGACCTTGTCGCCCGATATCCTGGGAGGCCTCCTTCGCGACCAGCTCGGGTTCGATGGGTTGGTCGTGAGCGACGCGCTCGATATGGGCGGTGCGCGGAAGTCCGCGTGGGACGGGCAAGTGGCGGTGGATGCGGTCAACGCGGGCATCGACGCGCTTCTCGTGCCTCCCGATCCCCTCGTGACCTATCGCGCGTTGCTGCGCGCGGTCCATCGTGGTGAGCTGACCGAATCTCGCATCGACGCGTCGGTCCGCCGAATCCTCGCGGCGAAGCAACGGGTCGACCTCCACCGACGGCGCACCGTGGATCTTGCCGACCTCTCACGACGCGTAGCGAAGCCCGAGGTCCAGCAACGCATCGAAGACATGGCCGAGCGCGCGGTAACCGTCGTGCGCAATCGGGGTCGGGTGCTTCCTCTGGATGGTCGAGCACCTGAGCGAATTTTTCTCGTCGAGCTCGTCGACCCGGCCCATCGCGACGAGGAGCCAGACCTGATTACAAAGGAGCTCGAACGGCGCGCCTCGAGCGTAAGGCGAGCTCGTGTCGACGCACGAGAGGTGCCCACCACCCCAGGCTGGCTTGCGGCGCGTCCCGACGAGCGGGTGCTCCTCGTGCTTGGGAGGACGGACGCGGATTCACGGGTTATGGAATCGCTGAAGCCGAGTCTCTCCGATACATCGGTCGTCGCGAGCCTCGATAGTCCTTACCGGCTGGCGGAGTTTCCCGAGGCGGCGGCGCTCGTGGCAGCCTATGATGACGCGCCGGCTTCGAAGAGAGCCCTCGTGCGGGCGCTCTTCGGGGAGATCGACCTCACCGGGAAGCTTCCGGTGACGCTCTCGGACGAGTATCCTGTCGGGACGGGTATCGAGATCCCGAACCGGCGGA
- a CDS encoding redoxin domain-containing protein gives MAMRRWPVLASFLAVLLAVGCRPSLELYDLDGRTVDPFEGGEPTAFVFVRSDCPIANRYAPELTRLDASFSSKGGRLWLVYPDRMETAATIRAHKEEYSLAMPALRDPQHDLVRRVGASITPEAAVFDAGGTMIYRGRIDDRVPTYGAWRAPTTRELAGAMESALEGRSFEPAVTTAVGCFISDLQ, from the coding sequence ATGGCGATGAGACGCTGGCCCGTGCTCGCCTCGTTTCTCGCCGTCCTGCTCGCCGTTGGGTGCCGCCCTTCGCTCGAGCTCTACGACCTGGATGGGCGAACCGTAGATCCCTTCGAGGGCGGTGAGCCGACGGCCTTCGTGTTCGTTCGGAGCGACTGCCCCATCGCGAATCGCTATGCGCCGGAATTGACGCGACTCGATGCCTCGTTCTCATCGAAAGGCGGTAGGCTCTGGTTGGTCTATCCCGATCGCATGGAGACCGCGGCGACCATCCGCGCGCACAAAGAGGAGTATTCGCTCGCCATGCCGGCGTTACGCGACCCGCAACATGATCTCGTGCGTCGCGTCGGGGCTTCGATCACGCCCGAAGCGGCAGTGTTCGACGCGGGTGGCACGATGATCTATCGGGGCCGCATCGACGACCGGGTCCCCACCTACGGCGCCTGGAGAGCGCCGACGACGAGAGAGCTCGCAGGGGCGATGGAATCGGCGCTCGAGGGTCGGTCCTTCGAGCCCGCCGTCACCACGGCTGTAGGTTGCTTCATCTCGGATCTGCAGTAG
- a CDS encoding carbohydrate deacetylase encodes MKRLVVTADDFGLSPGVVAGIVEAHQQGIVTATSLMVNAPATQDAFRQARANPSLAIGLHFVLTFGEPVGPRKPLGALLDKDGHFRRWDAGERDRVSPGQVREELRAQLQRFENGVGRPPTHIDGHHHVHAVPGVLTAVIEEARGLSIPVRSPDEPSRSRLRREGIPTDDHFVETFYGEGFVGESPLLEILKGLEEGTSELMCHPATVDDTLASLTSYREPRYEELRTLTSERVRRALVDLGIELTNR; translated from the coding sequence ATGAAGCGCCTGGTCGTCACCGCGGACGATTTTGGCCTGAGCCCCGGCGTAGTGGCGGGGATCGTCGAGGCCCACCAGCAGGGCATCGTTACCGCCACCTCCCTCATGGTCAACGCCCCGGCCACCCAGGACGCCTTTCGCCAGGCGCGGGCAAACCCGTCGCTCGCGATTGGGCTTCACTTCGTGCTCACGTTCGGCGAGCCCGTGGGACCGAGGAAGCCACTGGGCGCACTGCTCGACAAGGACGGACACTTTCGCCGATGGGACGCGGGCGAGCGCGACCGCGTGAGTCCGGGTCAGGTCCGCGAAGAGCTCCGCGCGCAGCTTCAGAGGTTCGAGAACGGCGTGGGTCGCCCTCCCACGCATATCGATGGCCACCATCACGTCCACGCCGTACCCGGGGTTCTGACCGCCGTGATCGAAGAAGCCCGGGGGCTGAGCATTCCGGTGCGCTCGCCCGACGAGCCGTCGCGCAGCCGACTCCGCCGCGAGGGAATCCCGACCGACGACCACTTCGTGGAAACGTTCTACGGTGAGGGTTTCGTCGGCGAAAGCCCTCTCCTGGAGATCCTGAAGGGGCTCGAGGAGGGAACGAGTGAGCTCATGTGTCATCCGGCAACCGTGGACGATACCCTTGCCTCGCTCACAAGCTATCGCGAGCCGCGCTATGAAGAGCTCCGGACGCTGACCTCGGAAAGAGTGAGACGGGCTCTCGTAGACCTCGGCATCGAGCTCACGAACCGTTGA
- a CDS encoding ABC transporter permease gives MNWLTQIVALSEVNLRTLPARKGSVAAAMFGIAGVVAVLVGVLSIAQGFRHAMTVSGNDDTAVVMRSGADNEMMSGLSGESARIIADAEGIARGPAGPMASSELFVIIAVPLRSTGKDANVPLRGVVPATFDVRRDVQIEEGRTFHWGRNEVIVGAGARREFVGLDLGSKIPVGQQEWTVVGIFGANGGLSESEIWTDAAVLQPAYRRGNSYQAVYARLESPDLFQNFKDRLTTDPKLNVKVIRQTEYYAEQSTVIVNLITGLGRLIAALMGLGAVLGALNTMYSAVASRTREIATLRALGFKSSPILLSVLAEGAALALIGGAIGAGLAYAAFDGFRAATMNWQSFSQVAFAFSVTPTLLAQGIVYACLIGLVGAVPPAIRAVRLPIAQALREP, from the coding sequence ATGAACTGGCTGACTCAAATCGTAGCTCTGTCGGAGGTCAACTTGCGCACGCTACCGGCGCGAAAGGGCTCCGTCGCCGCCGCCATGTTCGGCATCGCCGGCGTGGTCGCCGTTCTCGTCGGCGTCCTCTCGATCGCGCAGGGTTTCCGGCACGCGATGACCGTCTCGGGTAACGACGATACGGCGGTGGTCATGCGATCGGGGGCGGACAACGAGATGATGAGCGGTCTTTCGGGAGAGAGCGCGCGCATCATCGCCGACGCCGAGGGCATCGCTCGCGGTCCGGCGGGGCCGATGGCATCTTCCGAGCTCTTCGTGATTATTGCCGTCCCGTTGCGTTCCACGGGCAAGGACGCCAACGTTCCTCTTCGCGGTGTCGTCCCCGCCACCTTCGACGTCAGACGGGACGTCCAGATCGAGGAGGGCCGTACTTTCCACTGGGGACGCAACGAAGTGATCGTCGGGGCGGGCGCTCGGCGAGAGTTCGTCGGTCTCGATCTCGGATCGAAGATTCCGGTGGGCCAGCAGGAATGGACGGTGGTGGGAATCTTCGGCGCCAACGGTGGGCTCTCGGAATCGGAGATATGGACCGATGCCGCCGTGCTTCAACCGGCTTACCGTCGCGGGAATTCGTACCAGGCCGTATACGCAAGACTCGAGAGTCCCGATCTGTTTCAGAATTTCAAAGATCGATTGACGACAGATCCGAAGCTCAACGTGAAGGTGATCCGACAGACCGAGTACTACGCGGAGCAATCGACGGTTATCGTGAACCTCATCACCGGCTTGGGAAGGCTCATCGCGGCGCTCATGGGCCTGGGAGCCGTCCTGGGCGCGCTCAACACGATGTACAGCGCCGTCGCCTCGCGCACCCGGGAGATCGCCACGCTCCGCGCTCTCGGTTTCAAGAGCTCGCCCATCCTGCTTTCCGTTCTCGCCGAAGGCGCCGCGCTCGCGCTCATCGGAGGAGCGATCGGGGCGGGGCTTGCTTACGCCGCCTTCGATGGGTTTCGCGCGGCGACGATGAACTGGCAGAGCTTCTCTCAAGTCGCTTTCGCTTTTTCCGTGACCCCGACGCTTCTCGCACAGGGGATCGTCTACGCGTGCCTCATCGGGCTCGTGGGAGCCGTGCCTCCGGCGATTCGCGCCGTCCGTCTGCCGATCGCCCAGGCGCTTCGGGAGCCCTGA